Proteins co-encoded in one Natronorubrum daqingense genomic window:
- a CDS encoding DUF7346 family protein: MKSVQDDTGKRYLLLKRSEHASLVRDPENGNECYVQNDRLEDLEDELPLETATRGISEPVRVLLTSVHDEATLGLLIELEERGPLGVRTLLDAYEFCESDLHGRLTVLTAANLLEETDVAGERGYRVTDLCTRALEVVHVDEDECDTNLDVSGTTSGEQGESES, encoded by the coding sequence ATGAAATCCGTCCAAGATGACACCGGCAAACGGTACCTGCTTCTCAAACGGTCCGAACACGCGAGTCTGGTCCGTGACCCAGAGAACGGCAACGAATGCTACGTTCAGAACGATCGCCTCGAAGACCTCGAGGACGAACTACCACTCGAGACGGCCACACGAGGTATCAGCGAGCCGGTTCGAGTGCTCCTGACGTCGGTTCACGACGAAGCGACGCTCGGACTCCTCATCGAACTCGAGGAGCGAGGACCGCTTGGCGTTCGAACACTCCTCGATGCGTACGAATTCTGCGAAAGCGACTTACACGGGCGACTCACCGTGTTGACGGCGGCAAACCTGCTCGAAGAAACCGACGTTGCTGGCGAGCGCGGCTACCGGGTGACCGACCTGTGTACACGCGCACTCGAGGTCGTTCACGTCGACGAAGACGAATGTGACACGAACCTCGACGTCTCGGGAACGACTTCGGGCGAACAGGGAGAAAGCGAGTCTTAG
- a CDS encoding DUF7322 domain-containing protein produces MAPDRSEDEPEEYDPEAEFRDPDSDSLTIPEVSTERAGSTLRSDLQSEIEDDVTETPDASFDEVDVDSDLLTDFWALVLIINVVVFAYALAALFLVFEGETEYATYLFAGGLVLTGFGIHRYRAFKNRDDSAETAAENADETSSETEPADSPGSDADEITDADDANDTNDADDANDADDTDDGSNPDDTTDDS; encoded by the coding sequence GTGGCACCTGATCGGTCCGAAGACGAGCCAGAGGAGTACGATCCGGAAGCGGAGTTTCGAGACCCGGATTCGGACTCGCTGACGATTCCGGAGGTGTCGACGGAACGCGCGGGTTCGACACTCCGGTCGGACTTGCAGTCGGAGATCGAAGACGACGTCACCGAAACGCCGGACGCGTCGTTCGACGAGGTGGACGTCGATAGCGACCTGCTGACAGACTTCTGGGCGCTGGTACTCATCATCAACGTCGTCGTCTTCGCGTACGCGCTCGCGGCTCTGTTCTTGGTCTTCGAGGGCGAAACGGAGTACGCGACGTACCTATTCGCTGGCGGACTCGTGCTCACCGGGTTCGGAATACACCGGTACCGAGCGTTCAAAAACAGAGACGACTCGGCTGAAACGGCCGCCGAGAACGCAGACGAAACCTCGTCGGAAACCGAACCGGCCGATAGCCCCGGGTCCGACGCCGACGAAATCACTGATGCTGACGACGCCAACGACACCAACGATGCTGACGACGCCAACGACGCCGACGATACTGACGACGGTAGTAACCCCGACGACACGACCGACGATTCCTAA
- a CDS encoding DUF7331 family protein, translating to MIEVSTDVTDDTTDRGESSSDLAGTETIESYETDDGVVFYDAENPLAWVETSHSLMLSELA from the coding sequence GTGATCGAAGTGTCCACTGACGTAACCGACGACACGACGGATCGAGGCGAGTCGAGTAGTGACCTCGCGGGCACCGAAACGATCGAATCCTACGAGACGGACGACGGCGTTGTCTTCTACGACGCCGAAAATCCGCTCGCGTGGGTGGAGACCTCCCACTCACTCATGCTCTCCGAACTCGCCTAA
- a CDS encoding DNA-directed DNA polymerase has protein sequence MTEAGQAGLDAFSDESAERPDEEAAAVAGNGGTGAIDVIDVEAETLPDAQGTLELAVMQVDYTVAGYGDEERPIMHVFGRTPDGTLEHVQVVGFQPYFYAPTDSLEGPPEEQYDRLTGSETEDENGDSYESIRGENLTKIFGQTPRDVGQIRDDFDHFEADILFPNRFLIDKDVQSGIRVPTRRAEDDSIVVHHEEVDAADVDADPRVLMFDIEVEDRHGFPEDGEEKIVCLTSHDSYRDEYVMWICGADDGDGEIPDELEEYDPIEGEIEHEIRAFGEEEAMLEAFVDYVRETDPDIMTGWNFEDFDAPYFLDRLEELQGPHHDYDLEIDRLSRVDEVWRSNWGGPDIKGRVVFDLLYGYQRMVFSELDSYRLDAVGESELGVGKERYAGDIGDLWENDPTKLLEYNLRDVELCVELDRQQSIIPFWDEVRAFVGCKLEDAPTPGDAVDMYVLHQAYGEFALPSKGQQEAGEEYEGGAVFEPITGVKENVTVLDLKSLYPMCMTTINASPETRVDPEAYDGETYEAPTGTHFRKEPDGVNRTMITELLAEREEKKSLRNEHEPGTPEYEQYDRQQGAVKVIMNSLYGVSGWEQFRLYDKEAASAITATGREVIEFTETAANELDYTVAYGDTDSVMLELGPDVPKDEALEQSFEIEEYINGRYDDFAREDLNAEEHRFQIEFEKLYRRFFQAGKKKRYAGHITWKEGKDVDTIDIVGFEYQRSDIAPITKEVQHKVIEMVVKEGDVEGAKEYVNGVIEDVRTGDISLEEIAIPGGIGKRLNNYDTDTAQVRGAKYANLLLGTNFQRGSKPKRLYLERIDPSFFERLEAEEGFDARTDPLYGAFKRDPDVICFEYDDQIPEEFEVDYDTMLEKTLKGPISRILEALGVSWNEVKSGQEQTGLGNFM, from the coding sequence ATGACTGAGGCGGGCCAGGCCGGACTCGATGCATTTTCTGACGAGTCCGCCGAGCGACCGGACGAAGAGGCGGCCGCCGTCGCAGGAAACGGCGGGACGGGCGCTATCGACGTCATCGACGTCGAAGCGGAGACGCTCCCAGACGCACAGGGCACACTCGAGCTTGCCGTGATGCAAGTCGACTACACCGTCGCGGGTTACGGCGACGAAGAACGGCCGATCATGCACGTCTTCGGCCGCACGCCCGATGGCACCCTCGAGCACGTGCAAGTCGTCGGCTTCCAGCCGTACTTCTACGCGCCGACGGACTCACTCGAGGGGCCGCCCGAAGAACAGTACGACCGACTCACCGGGAGCGAGACGGAAGACGAGAACGGCGACTCCTACGAGAGTATCCGTGGCGAGAACCTGACGAAGATTTTCGGCCAGACGCCCCGTGACGTCGGTCAGATTCGTGACGACTTCGATCACTTCGAGGCCGACATCCTCTTTCCGAACCGGTTTTTGATCGACAAGGACGTTCAAAGCGGCATCCGCGTGCCGACACGACGTGCCGAAGACGACTCCATCGTCGTCCACCACGAGGAGGTCGACGCCGCCGACGTAGATGCCGACCCCCGCGTCCTGATGTTCGACATCGAGGTCGAGGATCGACACGGCTTCCCCGAAGATGGCGAAGAGAAAATCGTCTGTCTCACGAGCCACGACTCGTACCGCGACGAGTACGTGATGTGGATCTGTGGGGCCGATGACGGTGACGGCGAGATCCCCGACGAACTCGAGGAGTACGACCCGATCGAAGGCGAGATCGAACACGAGATTCGCGCCTTCGGCGAGGAGGAGGCCATGCTCGAGGCGTTCGTCGACTACGTTCGGGAGACGGATCCGGATATCATGACGGGCTGGAACTTCGAGGACTTCGACGCGCCGTACTTCCTCGACCGACTCGAGGAACTACAGGGACCCCACCACGACTACGACCTCGAGATCGACCGCCTCTCTCGAGTCGACGAGGTCTGGCGGAGCAACTGGGGTGGCCCCGACATCAAGGGCAGAGTCGTCTTCGACCTGCTGTATGGCTACCAGCGAATGGTGTTCTCCGAACTCGATTCCTACCGACTCGACGCCGTCGGCGAGTCGGAGTTAGGCGTCGGAAAGGAACGATACGCGGGCGACATCGGCGACCTCTGGGAGAACGATCCGACGAAACTCCTCGAGTACAACCTTCGGGACGTCGAACTCTGCGTCGAACTCGACCGCCAACAGAGTATCATCCCGTTTTGGGACGAGGTGCGAGCCTTCGTCGGTTGCAAGCTAGAGGACGCCCCGACGCCCGGCGATGCGGTCGACATGTACGTCCTCCACCAGGCCTACGGCGAGTTCGCGCTTCCCTCGAAGGGCCAACAGGAGGCCGGGGAGGAGTACGAGGGCGGGGCCGTCTTCGAGCCGATTACGGGCGTCAAGGAGAACGTCACCGTCCTCGACCTGAAGTCGCTGTATCCGATGTGCATGACGACGATCAACGCCAGCCCGGAGACGAGAGTCGACCCCGAGGCGTACGACGGCGAGACCTACGAGGCGCCGACAGGGACCCACTTTCGGAAGGAACCCGACGGCGTGAACCGGACGATGATCACCGAACTCCTCGCCGAGCGCGAGGAGAAGAAGTCGCTGCGAAACGAGCACGAACCCGGGACGCCCGAATACGAGCAGTACGACCGCCAACAGGGGGCGGTGAAGGTCATCATGAACTCGCTCTACGGCGTTTCGGGCTGGGAGCAGTTCCGCCTCTACGACAAGGAAGCCGCATCCGCGATCACCGCGACGGGTCGGGAAGTGATCGAGTTCACCGAGACGGCAGCGAACGAACTGGATTACACGGTCGCCTACGGCGACACCGACTCGGTTATGCTCGAACTCGGACCCGACGTGCCAAAAGACGAGGCACTCGAGCAATCCTTCGAGATCGAGGAGTACATCAACGGCCGCTACGACGACTTCGCGCGCGAGGATCTAAACGCCGAGGAACACCGCTTCCAGATCGAGTTCGAGAAGCTCTATCGGCGCTTCTTCCAGGCTGGCAAGAAGAAACGATACGCCGGCCACATCACCTGGAAAGAGGGCAAAGATGTCGACACGATCGACATCGTCGGCTTCGAGTATCAACGCTCGGACATCGCGCCGATCACGAAAGAAGTCCAGCACAAGGTCATCGAGATGGTCGTCAAAGAGGGCGACGTCGAGGGCGCAAAGGAGTACGTCAACGGCGTCATCGAAGACGTCCGAACGGGCGACATCTCGCTCGAGGAAATCGCGATCCCCGGCGGGATCGGGAAGCGACTGAACAACTACGATACGGACACGGCACAGGTTCGCGGCGCGAAGTACGCGAATCTCTTGCTTGGCACGAACTTCCAACGTGGCAGCAAGCCAAAGCGCCTCTACCTCGAGCGAATCGATCCGTCGTTCTTCGAACGACTCGAGGCCGAAGAGGGCTTCGACGCGCGGACGGATCCGCTCTACGGCGCGTTCAAGCGCGATCCCGACGTGATCTGCTTCGAGTACGACGACCAGATTCCCGAGGAGTTCGAAGTCGACTACGATACGATGCTCGAGAAGACGCTGAAGGGGCCGATATCCCGGATTCTCGAAGCACTCGGCGTTTCGTGGAACGAAGTCAAAAGCGGCCAGGAGCAGACAGGCCTCGGCAATTTCATGTAG
- a CDS encoding ABC transporter ATP-binding protein, which yields MARLELRNLHAEVADGDEKILEGVDLEVESGEIHALMGPNGSGKSTTAKVIAGHPAYEVTDGEVLVHLEDDEFGDDIEIDEDQRTWNLLDLEPNERAALGIFLAFQYPAEIEGVTMTNFLRTALNAKIEEREELFEEEDGEEEAEDEGFETSPMEGPADDGDVGVAEFQQILQEKMEQLDMDERFAQRYLNAGFSGGEKKQNEVLQAAILEPSVAVLDEIDSGLDIDRLQDVSNGINALRDEQGTGVLQITHYQRILDYVEPDHVHVMIDGQIAKSGGPELAEELEDKGYDWVREEVYGTA from the coding sequence ATGGCACGTCTCGAACTACGCAACCTGCACGCAGAAGTAGCGGACGGCGACGAGAAGATTCTCGAGGGCGTTGACCTCGAGGTCGAGTCGGGCGAAATTCACGCCCTGATGGGGCCAAACGGCTCGGGGAAGTCGACGACTGCGAAGGTCATCGCCGGTCACCCGGCCTACGAGGTCACCGACGGTGAGGTGCTCGTCCACCTCGAGGACGACGAGTTCGGCGACGACATCGAGATCGACGAGGACCAGCGCACCTGGAACCTCCTCGACCTCGAGCCAAACGAGCGCGCCGCACTCGGCATCTTCCTCGCGTTCCAGTACCCAGCCGAGATCGAAGGCGTCACGATGACGAACTTCCTTCGAACGGCGCTCAACGCCAAGATCGAAGAGCGAGAAGAGCTCTTCGAAGAAGAAGACGGCGAAGAAGAAGCGGAGGACGAAGGCTTCGAAACCTCGCCGATGGAGGGCCCAGCGGACGATGGCGACGTCGGCGTCGCCGAGTTCCAGCAGATCCTTCAGGAGAAGATGGAGCAACTCGACATGGACGAGCGCTTCGCACAGCGCTACCTCAACGCCGGCTTCTCCGGCGGCGAAAAGAAGCAAAACGAAGTGCTGCAGGCGGCCATCCTCGAGCCATCGGTTGCCGTCCTCGACGAGATCGACTCCGGGCTCGACATCGACCGTCTTCAGGACGTCTCGAACGGCATCAACGCGCTTCGTGACGAGCAGGGCACCGGTGTGCTCCAGATCACCCACTACCAGCGAATCCTCGACTACGTCGAGCCAGATCACGTCCACGTGATGATCGACGGACAGATCGCCAAGAGCGGCGGTCCAGAGCTTGCCGAAGAACTCGAGGACAAGGGATACGATTGGGTCCGCGAAGAAGTCTACGGCACCGCGTAA